From the Solanum lycopersicum chromosome 10, SLM_r2.1 genome, one window contains:
- the LOC138338896 gene encoding uncharacterized protein, with product MEKILRSKEYWSIVEVGITASAEGEILTNTQTTEFEARKLKDLMAKNYLFQSIERLILETILCKEISKDIWDSMKKKYQGTATVKRATLQTLRRDSATLQMKEGESVMSYCARTIDISNKMRFHGEKMNDITIVEKILCSLTSKYDYAVCSIEESKDIDELSLDELQSSLLVHEQKMNRNSTSDEQALKTSTCISSNCRVRGKGRGRGRGDRGNRDGGNKYGNRTFRANDDYDKVKGEVLTNPR from the coding sequence ATGGAAAAAATTTTAAGGTCAAAGGAGTATTGGTCAATTGTGGAGGTTGGTATCACTGCTTCGGCTGAAGGCGAAATCTTGACAAATACTCAAACAACGGAGTTTGAAGCAAGAAAGCTAAAGGACTTGATGGCGAAAAATTACCTTTTTCAGTCTATCGAACGTCTTatcttagaaactattttatGCAAAGAAATTTCTAAAGATATATGGGACTCcatgaaaaagaaatatcaagGCACTGCTACAGTGAAGCGCGCAACACTTCAAACCTTAAGAAGGGATTCTGCGACCTTGCAGATGAAGGAAGGAGAGTCTGTAATGAGTTACTGCGCTAGAACAATAGATATTAGCAACAAAATGCGATTCCATGGCGAGAAGATGAACGATATCACAATTGTTGAAAAGATATTATGCTCTTTGACGTCGAAGTATGATTATGCCGTTTGCTCCATTGAGGAGTCCAAAGATATAGATGAGTTATCGCTTGACGAATTGCAAAGCTCTTTATTGGTACACGAGCAGAAGATGAATCGAAATTCAACTTCTGATGAGCAAGCCTTGAAGACGTCTACTTGTATTTCTTCCAATTGTAGAGTAAGAGGTAAAGGGAGAGGGAGAGGGAGAGGAGATCGAGGCAATAGAGATGGAGGCAACAAGTATGGCAATAGAACTTTTAGAGCCAATGATGACTACGACAAAGTGAAAGGAGAGGTTTTGACAAATCCAAGATAG